A single region of the Acanthopagrus latus isolate v.2019 chromosome 11, fAcaLat1.1, whole genome shotgun sequence genome encodes:
- the axdnd1 gene encoding axonemal dynein light chain domain-containing protein 1 isoform X3 encodes MSASMRPTSAPSSSRSDRPLDTRVVELNSQVPAESRRTQLPPVNNKMIPDELEVSLTSTVCNRTTLGQTAHHQRCKGCGIRRPDAVWHHPLGRQKYKYFLEHPTSMTGAGRDISFLCDAMVSQNKTALLPPLTDRSGIGDTQNECVSESLIPEEYRIVKNKGLRSLEFYEDSFTVQLQDDEQKLRVFPSLRPSGRLEVIQLMNMMDDMLLKAGVDQQSEELTELSQMEDLLKMVRVEQNIYNIVFHELIRQVSVSCAERGQLLSKLRQRYQSMLERIPRCLKALHTETVAQRALDRRLTEEICHVKTSMQQLSTELSRIRDHDAFVSQQAEHAHQQLAGALEQTHTNSDVVQSYHELYELQRGRLEAQLLQMTEERAYWSQLTLCLALKVVRVKKLHLISQLHITEQSWSKTAEHCRLYLTSKDTEDLNTIVEFTDYWKGQLTAFMSKLKKTEQAQREELSGIQQGFAKWLHFCTAQNKCPDPKYEKASLEKIHADLKQWLNTLALQSERYEGEKLLCCQQTLSEIGCIQERWLDMSLQLFRRHPAPNGETPGSQQVLRELGMVLPELLKQLDTQVSGESGIHGQITSLLRLMESWVSKLGTVIGRSEVMSTSDWLKLEMALSSWQSLAEKAVQNISGMQTENEKDDTYRATEKVLNRVQEFITSLSNFTEGENQGLSDEVISIHMAQTRWMLNLLLLMVPDDIEDQNKEQEHQYVTDITPQRLDEDAKMLAEKLDYFCKYVMSSCKLILEEQNPGEAEGENEMNECMKLQTECSNWLETCMILLSGVKGGLVEMPVRPADPASSSEVSPEDSRETVVNEEVSAEPTTDTELKDVTEAERREGELTVYESPVVRLIGYDGHIKQRQLGVSSVYLNGTEELVVSPATDEAQKAFSDLTTVALLQQDLNDSELWVQSAEQRAFKAEEALQEALEKIQDLERQLQAQSCLEPKISEEKKKTPPSPPPPVTPPAPPKKTTAEVKPTSSGKRTKKR; translated from the exons ATGTCGGCGTCCATGAGACCCACTTCAGCGCCAAGTTCATCGAGGTCGGACCGACCACTGGACACCAGAG TTGTGGAACTAAATTCTCAAGTTCCAGCAGAAAGTAGGAGAACACAGCTTCCTCCTGTCAACAACAAGATGATCCCAGATGAACTGGAGGTCAGCCTTACCTCAACTGTCTGCAACAGGACCACACTGGGGCAAACTGCACACCATCAACGCTGCAAG GGCTGTGGAATCAGACGACCGGATGCAGTCTGGCATCACCCGCTTGGGCGACAGAAATACAAATACTTTCTGGAGCATCCGACGTCCATGACTGGAGCTGGCAG GGATATTTCATTTCTGTGCGATGCTATGGTATCCCAGAATAAGACAGCACTCCTCCCACCGCTGACTGACAGGAGTGGCATTGGTGACACGCAG AACGAGTGTGTCTCAGAGAGTCTGATCCCAGAAGAATATCGtattgtgaaaaacaaaggCTTGCGGAGCCTTGAGTTCTATGAGGA TTCATtcacagtgcagctgcaggacgATGAGCAGAAGCTACGGGTCTTCCCTTCCCT gaggCCCAGTGGCAGATTGGAAGTGATCCAGCTGATGAATATGATGGACGACATGCTGCTGAAGGCCGGAGTGGATCAGCAGAGTGAGGAGCTGACTGAGCTCTCCCAG ATGGAGGATCTGCTGAAAATGGTGCGGGTGGAGCAGAACATCTACAACATTGTTTTCCATGAACTGATCAGGCAGGTCAGCGTGAGCTGTGCTGAGAGAGGACAGCTGCTCTCCAAACTCAG aCAGCGATACCAATCCATGCTCGAGCGAATCCCCCGCTGCCTGAAGGCTCTGCACACTGAGACAGTGGCACAGCGAGCTCTGGATCGTCGGCTCACCGAGGAGATCTGTCATGTCAAGACATCCATGCAGCAGCTTAGCAC GGAACTATCCAGAATCAGAGACCATGATGCCTTTGTTTCCCAGCAAGCGGAGCATGCTCACCAGCAGCTGGCCGGGGCACTTGAGCAAACTCACACCAACTCAGA TGTGGTCCAGAGTTACCATGAGCTGTATGAGCTGCAGAGGGGTCGCCTTGAGGCTCAACTGCTCCAGATGACTGAGGAGAGAGCCTACTGGAGTCAGCTCACCCTCTGCCTCGCCCTCAAG GTGGTCCGTGTGAAGAAGTTGCACCTGATCAGTCAGCTGCATATCACTGAGCAGAGCTGGTCCAAGACAGCCGAGCACTGCAGGCTTTACCTCACCTCAAAG GACACAGAGGACTTGAATACCATCGTGGAGTTTACTGACTACTGGAAAGGGCAGCTGACTGCTTTCATGTCCAAGCTGAAGAAGACTGAGCAAGCTCAGCGGGAAGAGCTCAGTGGCATCCAGCAAGGCTTCGCCAAGTGGCTCCACTTCTGCACAGCACAAAACAA GTGTCCTGACCCAAAATATGAGAAAGCTTCACTGGAAAAGATCCATGCTGACTTGAAGCAGTGGTTGAAT acgTTGGCCCTCCAGTCTGAGCGCTATGAAGGTGAGAAGCTGCTTTGCTGCCAGCAGACGCTGAGTGAGATTGGctgcatccaggaaagatgGCTGGATATGAGCCTGCAGCTGTTCAGAAGGCATCCTGCTCCCAATGGTGAAACCCCTGGAAGCCAACAGGTCTTAAGAGAGCTGGGCATGGTCCTACCTGAGCTCCTCAAACAGCTGGACACGCAAGTCAGTGGAGAGAGTG GGATCCATGGACAGATCACATCACTGCTCAGGTTGATGGAGTCCTGGGTTTCCAAGCTCGGCACAGTGATTGGTCGGTCAGAAGTGATGtccacctctgattggttgaagctGGAGATGGCCCTGAGCAGCTGGCAGAGTTTGGCTGAAAAAGCCGTGCAGAACATCTCCGGCATGCAGACAGAGAACGAGAAAGATGACACATa CAGAGCGACAGAAAAGGTGTTAAACAGAGTCCAAGAGTTCATAACCAGCCTGTCCAACTTCACTGAGGGTGAGAATCAGGGACTCAGTGATGAG GTCATTTCCATTCACATGGCTCAGACCCGCTGGATGCTGAATCTGTTGCTCCTCATGGTACCTGATGATATCGAGGACCAGAACAAAGAACAGGAACACCAGTACGTGACAGACATCACACCACAGAGACTGGATGAGGATGCCAAGATGCTGGCTGAGAAACTGGACTATTTTTGCAAATACGTCATGAG ctcTTGCAAGCTGATTCTGGAGGAACAGAATCCGGGTGAAGCTGAGGGTGAAAATGAGATGAATGAGTGCATGAAGCTGCAG acAGAGTGCAGTAATTGGTTGGAGACCTGTATGATCCTGCTCTCAGGAGTGAAAGGTGGTCTCGTGGAGATGCCTGTCAGACCGGCTGACCCAGCATCCAGCAGTGAGGTCTCTCCAGAAGACAGCAGGGAGACTGTG gtgaaTGAAGAGGTTTCAGCAGAGCCTACGACAGACACTGAATTAAAAGATGTAACTGAGGCAGAAAGGAGAGAG GGGGAGCTAACAGTCTATGAGAGCCCAGTGGTGAGGCTAATTGGTTATGATGGACACATTAAGCAAAGACAGCTGGGAGTGAGCAGTGTCTACCTGAATGGG actgaGGAGCTGGTTGTGTCTCCAGCAACAGATGAAGCCCAGAAAGCTTTTAGTGATCTGACCACAGTCGCACTCCTGCAGCAGGATCTGAA TGATTCAGAGCTGTGGGTCCAGAGTGCTGAGCAGCGAGCCTTTAAGGCCGAAGAAGCTCTGCAGGAAGCATTGGAGAAGATTCAGGACTTGGAGAGACAACTGCAGGCCCAGTCCTGTCTGGAGCCCAAAATTAGTGAAG agaaaaagaaaacaccaccaTCTCCCCCACCACCAGTGacacctccagctcctccaaagAAAACCACAGCTGAAGTCAAACCAACGAGCAGCGGCAAAAGGACCAAGAAACGGTGA
- the axdnd1 gene encoding axonemal dynein light chain domain-containing protein 1 isoform X1, producing MSASMRPTSAPSSSRSDRPLDTRVVELNSQVPAESRRTQLPPVNNKMIPDELEVSLTSTVCNRTTLGQTAHHQRCKGCGIRRPDAVWHHPLGRQKYKYFLEHPTSMTGAGRDISFLCDAMVSQNKTALLPPLTDRSGIGDTQNECVSESLIPEEYRIVKNKGLRSLEFYEDSFTVQLQDDEQKLRVFPSLRPSGRLEVIQLMNMMDDMLLKAGVDQQSEELTELSQMEDLLKMVRVEQNIYNIVFHELIRQVSVSCAERGQLLSKLRQRYQSMLERIPRCLKALHTETVAQRALDRRLTEEICHVKTSMQQLSTELSRIRDHDAFVSQQAEHAHQQLAGALEQTHTNSDVVQSYHELYELQRGRLEAQLLQMTEERAYWSQLTLCLALKVVRVKKLHLISQLHITEQSWSKTAEHCRLYLTSKDTEDLNTIVEFTDYWKGQLTAFMSKLKKTEQAQREELSGIQQGFAKWLHFCTAQNKCPDPKYEKASLEKIHADLKQWLNTLALQSERYEGEKLLCCQQTLSEIGCIQERWLDMSLQLFRRHPAPNGETPGSQQVLRELGMVLPELLKQLDTQVSGESGIHGQITSLLRLMESWVSKLGTVIGRSEVMSTSDWLKLEMALSSWQSLAEKAVQNISGMQTENEKDDTYRATEKVLNRVQEFITSLSNFTEGENQGLSDEVISIHMAQTRWMLNLLLLMVPDDIEDQNKEQEHQYVTDITPQRLDEDAKMLAEKLDYFCKYVMSSCKLILEEQNPGEAEGENEMNECMKLQTECSNWLETCMILLSGVKGGLVEMPVRPADPASSSEVSPEDSRETVVNEEVSAEPTTDTELKDVTEAERRECTAEGHETQQEVCQGELTVYESPVVRLIGYDGHIKQRQLGVSSVYLNGTEELVVSPATDEAQKAFSDLTTVALLQQDLNDSELWVQSAEQRAFKAEEALQEALEKIQDLERQLQAQSCLEPKISEEKKKTPPSPPPPVTPPAPPKKTTAEVKPTSSGKRTKKR from the exons ATGTCGGCGTCCATGAGACCCACTTCAGCGCCAAGTTCATCGAGGTCGGACCGACCACTGGACACCAGAG TTGTGGAACTAAATTCTCAAGTTCCAGCAGAAAGTAGGAGAACACAGCTTCCTCCTGTCAACAACAAGATGATCCCAGATGAACTGGAGGTCAGCCTTACCTCAACTGTCTGCAACAGGACCACACTGGGGCAAACTGCACACCATCAACGCTGCAAG GGCTGTGGAATCAGACGACCGGATGCAGTCTGGCATCACCCGCTTGGGCGACAGAAATACAAATACTTTCTGGAGCATCCGACGTCCATGACTGGAGCTGGCAG GGATATTTCATTTCTGTGCGATGCTATGGTATCCCAGAATAAGACAGCACTCCTCCCACCGCTGACTGACAGGAGTGGCATTGGTGACACGCAG AACGAGTGTGTCTCAGAGAGTCTGATCCCAGAAGAATATCGtattgtgaaaaacaaaggCTTGCGGAGCCTTGAGTTCTATGAGGA TTCATtcacagtgcagctgcaggacgATGAGCAGAAGCTACGGGTCTTCCCTTCCCT gaggCCCAGTGGCAGATTGGAAGTGATCCAGCTGATGAATATGATGGACGACATGCTGCTGAAGGCCGGAGTGGATCAGCAGAGTGAGGAGCTGACTGAGCTCTCCCAG ATGGAGGATCTGCTGAAAATGGTGCGGGTGGAGCAGAACATCTACAACATTGTTTTCCATGAACTGATCAGGCAGGTCAGCGTGAGCTGTGCTGAGAGAGGACAGCTGCTCTCCAAACTCAG aCAGCGATACCAATCCATGCTCGAGCGAATCCCCCGCTGCCTGAAGGCTCTGCACACTGAGACAGTGGCACAGCGAGCTCTGGATCGTCGGCTCACCGAGGAGATCTGTCATGTCAAGACATCCATGCAGCAGCTTAGCAC GGAACTATCCAGAATCAGAGACCATGATGCCTTTGTTTCCCAGCAAGCGGAGCATGCTCACCAGCAGCTGGCCGGGGCACTTGAGCAAACTCACACCAACTCAGA TGTGGTCCAGAGTTACCATGAGCTGTATGAGCTGCAGAGGGGTCGCCTTGAGGCTCAACTGCTCCAGATGACTGAGGAGAGAGCCTACTGGAGTCAGCTCACCCTCTGCCTCGCCCTCAAG GTGGTCCGTGTGAAGAAGTTGCACCTGATCAGTCAGCTGCATATCACTGAGCAGAGCTGGTCCAAGACAGCCGAGCACTGCAGGCTTTACCTCACCTCAAAG GACACAGAGGACTTGAATACCATCGTGGAGTTTACTGACTACTGGAAAGGGCAGCTGACTGCTTTCATGTCCAAGCTGAAGAAGACTGAGCAAGCTCAGCGGGAAGAGCTCAGTGGCATCCAGCAAGGCTTCGCCAAGTGGCTCCACTTCTGCACAGCACAAAACAA GTGTCCTGACCCAAAATATGAGAAAGCTTCACTGGAAAAGATCCATGCTGACTTGAAGCAGTGGTTGAAT acgTTGGCCCTCCAGTCTGAGCGCTATGAAGGTGAGAAGCTGCTTTGCTGCCAGCAGACGCTGAGTGAGATTGGctgcatccaggaaagatgGCTGGATATGAGCCTGCAGCTGTTCAGAAGGCATCCTGCTCCCAATGGTGAAACCCCTGGAAGCCAACAGGTCTTAAGAGAGCTGGGCATGGTCCTACCTGAGCTCCTCAAACAGCTGGACACGCAAGTCAGTGGAGAGAGTG GGATCCATGGACAGATCACATCACTGCTCAGGTTGATGGAGTCCTGGGTTTCCAAGCTCGGCACAGTGATTGGTCGGTCAGAAGTGATGtccacctctgattggttgaagctGGAGATGGCCCTGAGCAGCTGGCAGAGTTTGGCTGAAAAAGCCGTGCAGAACATCTCCGGCATGCAGACAGAGAACGAGAAAGATGACACATa CAGAGCGACAGAAAAGGTGTTAAACAGAGTCCAAGAGTTCATAACCAGCCTGTCCAACTTCACTGAGGGTGAGAATCAGGGACTCAGTGATGAG GTCATTTCCATTCACATGGCTCAGACCCGCTGGATGCTGAATCTGTTGCTCCTCATGGTACCTGATGATATCGAGGACCAGAACAAAGAACAGGAACACCAGTACGTGACAGACATCACACCACAGAGACTGGATGAGGATGCCAAGATGCTGGCTGAGAAACTGGACTATTTTTGCAAATACGTCATGAG ctcTTGCAAGCTGATTCTGGAGGAACAGAATCCGGGTGAAGCTGAGGGTGAAAATGAGATGAATGAGTGCATGAAGCTGCAG acAGAGTGCAGTAATTGGTTGGAGACCTGTATGATCCTGCTCTCAGGAGTGAAAGGTGGTCTCGTGGAGATGCCTGTCAGACCGGCTGACCCAGCATCCAGCAGTGAGGTCTCTCCAGAAGACAGCAGGGAGACTGTG gtgaaTGAAGAGGTTTCAGCAGAGCCTACGACAGACACTGAATTAAAAGATGTAACTGAGGCAGAAAGGAGAGAG TGCACTGCTGAAGgacatgaaacacaacaagagGTTTGTCAG GGGGAGCTAACAGTCTATGAGAGCCCAGTGGTGAGGCTAATTGGTTATGATGGACACATTAAGCAAAGACAGCTGGGAGTGAGCAGTGTCTACCTGAATGGG actgaGGAGCTGGTTGTGTCTCCAGCAACAGATGAAGCCCAGAAAGCTTTTAGTGATCTGACCACAGTCGCACTCCTGCAGCAGGATCTGAA TGATTCAGAGCTGTGGGTCCAGAGTGCTGAGCAGCGAGCCTTTAAGGCCGAAGAAGCTCTGCAGGAAGCATTGGAGAAGATTCAGGACTTGGAGAGACAACTGCAGGCCCAGTCCTGTCTGGAGCCCAAAATTAGTGAAG agaaaaagaaaacaccaccaTCTCCCCCACCACCAGTGacacctccagctcctccaaagAAAACCACAGCTGAAGTCAAACCAACGAGCAGCGGCAAAAGGACCAAGAAACGGTGA
- the axdnd1 gene encoding axonemal dynein light chain domain-containing protein 1 isoform X2, with the protein MSASMRPTSAPSSSRSDRPLDTRVVELNSQVPAESRRTQLPPVNNKMIPDELEVSLTSTVCNRTTLGQTAHHQRCKGCGIRRPDAVWHHPLGRQKYKYFLEHPTSMTGAGRDISFLCDAMVSQNKTALLPPLTDRSGIGDTQNECVSESLIPEEYRIVKNKGLRSLEFYEDSFTVQLQDDEQKLRVFPSLRPSGRLEVIQLMNMMDDMLLKAGVDQQSEELTELSQMEDLLKMVRVEQNIYNIVFHELIRQVSVSCAERGQLLSKLRQRYQSMLERIPRCLKALHTETVAQRALDRRLTEEICHVKTSMQQLSTELSRIRDHDAFVSQQAEHAHQQLAGALEQTHTNSDVVQSYHELYELQRGRLEAQLLQMTEERAYWSQLTLCLALKVVRVKKLHLISQLHITEQSWSKTAEHCRLYLTSKDTEDLNTIVEFTDYWKGQLTAFMSKLKKTEQAQREELSGIQQGFAKWLHFCTAQNKCPDPKYEKASLEKIHADLKQWLNTLALQSERYEGEKLLCCQQTLSEIGCIQERWLDMSLQLFRRHPAPNGETPGSQQVLRELGMVLPELLKQLDTQVSGESGIHGQITSLLRLMESWVSKLGTVIGRSEVMSTSDWLKLEMALSSWQSLAEKAVQNISGMQTENEKDDTYRATEKVLNRVQEFITSLSNFTEGENQGLSDEVISIHMAQTRWMLNLLLLMVPDDIEDQNKEQEHQYVTDITPQRLDEDAKMLAEKLDYFCKYVMSSCKLILEEQNPGEAEGENEMNECMKLQTECSNWLETCMILLSGVKGGLVEMPVRPADPASSSEVSPEDSRETVVNEEVSAEPTTDTELKDVTEAERRECTAEGHETQQEGELTVYESPVVRLIGYDGHIKQRQLGVSSVYLNGTEELVVSPATDEAQKAFSDLTTVALLQQDLNDSELWVQSAEQRAFKAEEALQEALEKIQDLERQLQAQSCLEPKISEEKKKTPPSPPPPVTPPAPPKKTTAEVKPTSSGKRTKKR; encoded by the exons ATGTCGGCGTCCATGAGACCCACTTCAGCGCCAAGTTCATCGAGGTCGGACCGACCACTGGACACCAGAG TTGTGGAACTAAATTCTCAAGTTCCAGCAGAAAGTAGGAGAACACAGCTTCCTCCTGTCAACAACAAGATGATCCCAGATGAACTGGAGGTCAGCCTTACCTCAACTGTCTGCAACAGGACCACACTGGGGCAAACTGCACACCATCAACGCTGCAAG GGCTGTGGAATCAGACGACCGGATGCAGTCTGGCATCACCCGCTTGGGCGACAGAAATACAAATACTTTCTGGAGCATCCGACGTCCATGACTGGAGCTGGCAG GGATATTTCATTTCTGTGCGATGCTATGGTATCCCAGAATAAGACAGCACTCCTCCCACCGCTGACTGACAGGAGTGGCATTGGTGACACGCAG AACGAGTGTGTCTCAGAGAGTCTGATCCCAGAAGAATATCGtattgtgaaaaacaaaggCTTGCGGAGCCTTGAGTTCTATGAGGA TTCATtcacagtgcagctgcaggacgATGAGCAGAAGCTACGGGTCTTCCCTTCCCT gaggCCCAGTGGCAGATTGGAAGTGATCCAGCTGATGAATATGATGGACGACATGCTGCTGAAGGCCGGAGTGGATCAGCAGAGTGAGGAGCTGACTGAGCTCTCCCAG ATGGAGGATCTGCTGAAAATGGTGCGGGTGGAGCAGAACATCTACAACATTGTTTTCCATGAACTGATCAGGCAGGTCAGCGTGAGCTGTGCTGAGAGAGGACAGCTGCTCTCCAAACTCAG aCAGCGATACCAATCCATGCTCGAGCGAATCCCCCGCTGCCTGAAGGCTCTGCACACTGAGACAGTGGCACAGCGAGCTCTGGATCGTCGGCTCACCGAGGAGATCTGTCATGTCAAGACATCCATGCAGCAGCTTAGCAC GGAACTATCCAGAATCAGAGACCATGATGCCTTTGTTTCCCAGCAAGCGGAGCATGCTCACCAGCAGCTGGCCGGGGCACTTGAGCAAACTCACACCAACTCAGA TGTGGTCCAGAGTTACCATGAGCTGTATGAGCTGCAGAGGGGTCGCCTTGAGGCTCAACTGCTCCAGATGACTGAGGAGAGAGCCTACTGGAGTCAGCTCACCCTCTGCCTCGCCCTCAAG GTGGTCCGTGTGAAGAAGTTGCACCTGATCAGTCAGCTGCATATCACTGAGCAGAGCTGGTCCAAGACAGCCGAGCACTGCAGGCTTTACCTCACCTCAAAG GACACAGAGGACTTGAATACCATCGTGGAGTTTACTGACTACTGGAAAGGGCAGCTGACTGCTTTCATGTCCAAGCTGAAGAAGACTGAGCAAGCTCAGCGGGAAGAGCTCAGTGGCATCCAGCAAGGCTTCGCCAAGTGGCTCCACTTCTGCACAGCACAAAACAA GTGTCCTGACCCAAAATATGAGAAAGCTTCACTGGAAAAGATCCATGCTGACTTGAAGCAGTGGTTGAAT acgTTGGCCCTCCAGTCTGAGCGCTATGAAGGTGAGAAGCTGCTTTGCTGCCAGCAGACGCTGAGTGAGATTGGctgcatccaggaaagatgGCTGGATATGAGCCTGCAGCTGTTCAGAAGGCATCCTGCTCCCAATGGTGAAACCCCTGGAAGCCAACAGGTCTTAAGAGAGCTGGGCATGGTCCTACCTGAGCTCCTCAAACAGCTGGACACGCAAGTCAGTGGAGAGAGTG GGATCCATGGACAGATCACATCACTGCTCAGGTTGATGGAGTCCTGGGTTTCCAAGCTCGGCACAGTGATTGGTCGGTCAGAAGTGATGtccacctctgattggttgaagctGGAGATGGCCCTGAGCAGCTGGCAGAGTTTGGCTGAAAAAGCCGTGCAGAACATCTCCGGCATGCAGACAGAGAACGAGAAAGATGACACATa CAGAGCGACAGAAAAGGTGTTAAACAGAGTCCAAGAGTTCATAACCAGCCTGTCCAACTTCACTGAGGGTGAGAATCAGGGACTCAGTGATGAG GTCATTTCCATTCACATGGCTCAGACCCGCTGGATGCTGAATCTGTTGCTCCTCATGGTACCTGATGATATCGAGGACCAGAACAAAGAACAGGAACACCAGTACGTGACAGACATCACACCACAGAGACTGGATGAGGATGCCAAGATGCTGGCTGAGAAACTGGACTATTTTTGCAAATACGTCATGAG ctcTTGCAAGCTGATTCTGGAGGAACAGAATCCGGGTGAAGCTGAGGGTGAAAATGAGATGAATGAGTGCATGAAGCTGCAG acAGAGTGCAGTAATTGGTTGGAGACCTGTATGATCCTGCTCTCAGGAGTGAAAGGTGGTCTCGTGGAGATGCCTGTCAGACCGGCTGACCCAGCATCCAGCAGTGAGGTCTCTCCAGAAGACAGCAGGGAGACTGTG gtgaaTGAAGAGGTTTCAGCAGAGCCTACGACAGACACTGAATTAAAAGATGTAACTGAGGCAGAAAGGAGAGAG TGCACTGCTGAAGgacatgaaacacaacaagag GGGGAGCTAACAGTCTATGAGAGCCCAGTGGTGAGGCTAATTGGTTATGATGGACACATTAAGCAAAGACAGCTGGGAGTGAGCAGTGTCTACCTGAATGGG actgaGGAGCTGGTTGTGTCTCCAGCAACAGATGAAGCCCAGAAAGCTTTTAGTGATCTGACCACAGTCGCACTCCTGCAGCAGGATCTGAA TGATTCAGAGCTGTGGGTCCAGAGTGCTGAGCAGCGAGCCTTTAAGGCCGAAGAAGCTCTGCAGGAAGCATTGGAGAAGATTCAGGACTTGGAGAGACAACTGCAGGCCCAGTCCTGTCTGGAGCCCAAAATTAGTGAAG agaaaaagaaaacaccaccaTCTCCCCCACCACCAGTGacacctccagctcctccaaagAAAACCACAGCTGAAGTCAAACCAACGAGCAGCGGCAAAAGGACCAAGAAACGGTGA